A section of the Planctomicrobium piriforme genome encodes:
- a CDS encoding PSD1 and planctomycete cytochrome C domain-containing protein — MPTTRPVSVELPSDGLRTWFAVPTAMLLLLLACTVTCQAAEPSAEDLKFFEIRIRPLLAEYCGDCHGADEAESELRLDSYAGMVSGGKSGPAVVPGNLSESLLVAAISYQDESLRMPPDRKLPEADVQLLKEWISKGAPHPEMNGPVTVLLRRGAIDIDEARKFWSFQPVARPVVPKAADSSWVKTPVDAFILEELQAKGLEPVAAADKRTLLRRATFDLTGLPPTPAEVASFLADESPHAFETVVDRLLASPQYGERWGRHWLDVVRYADSNGLDENVAHVDAWRYRDYVIAAFNADKPFDCFLREQIAGDLLLRDKLQASGRAEMTPEDYELLVATGFLTLGAKVLAEKDQAKMQMDIIDEQIDALSQAVLGLTIACARCHDHKFDPISTEDYYALAGIFKSTKTMESYATIAKWSEHVLATPAEVEQKKQRDEAIAAKQKEIKTFTETANAELLKQMGAAAGTKPPADAEQKYPEETRQRLTALRQELDALKAANPDLPTAMAVREGEAADTRIHVRGSHLTLGKQVARGTPAVLTNSGPISISNNESGRLQLANWLTSPQNPLTARVAVNRIWRWHFGKGLTPTTDNFGKLGSLPTHPQLLDWLAAGFMESGWSMKAVHKQIMLSSTYQLSTSVNEKNLAADLDNQFYWRANVRRLEAEEIRDSLLAVSGLLDATPGGSLLKTPKWGHVFNHTSKDDTAYDSTRRSVYLPVIRNNLYDGFSLFDYSNADVPVGSREMSTVAPQALFMMNSDLLLKSSAALTERLFVEAKSDEARVCRLYELALSRDPTDAETGLLLKYVEHLEQALADRADKTDARHLAWQAVVQGVLASNEFIYLN; from the coding sequence ATGCCGACGACTCGCCCAGTTTCAGTGGAGTTGCCCAGCGACGGCCTGAGAACGTGGTTCGCAGTGCCGACGGCGATGCTCTTGTTGCTTCTCGCCTGTACTGTCACCTGTCAAGCTGCGGAGCCGAGCGCTGAGGATCTGAAGTTCTTCGAAATCAGGATCCGACCGCTGCTGGCGGAATATTGCGGCGATTGTCATGGGGCCGACGAAGCCGAATCGGAACTGCGGCTGGATAGCTATGCCGGCATGGTCTCAGGCGGTAAGTCGGGTCCGGCGGTCGTGCCAGGCAATCTCAGTGAGAGCCTGCTGGTCGCGGCGATTTCCTATCAGGATGAATCGTTGCGAATGCCGCCTGACCGCAAGCTACCAGAGGCGGACGTTCAACTGCTGAAAGAATGGATCAGCAAAGGGGCGCCCCATCCCGAGATGAATGGACCGGTGACTGTACTGCTCAGACGAGGGGCGATCGATATTGATGAAGCCCGAAAGTTCTGGTCGTTTCAACCGGTCGCGCGCCCGGTAGTGCCGAAAGCCGCCGATTCGTCTTGGGTTAAGACGCCAGTGGACGCCTTCATTCTCGAAGAGCTGCAGGCGAAGGGGCTCGAACCGGTCGCTGCTGCCGACAAGCGGACTCTTCTGCGTCGCGCGACGTTTGATCTGACCGGCCTGCCGCCGACGCCGGCCGAAGTCGCGAGTTTTCTGGCGGATGAATCACCGCATGCATTCGAGACGGTGGTCGACCGCTTGCTGGCTTCGCCTCAATACGGAGAACGCTGGGGACGGCACTGGCTGGATGTGGTCAGATACGCCGACAGCAACGGTCTCGATGAGAACGTCGCCCATGTCGACGCCTGGCGGTATCGCGACTATGTCATTGCGGCCTTCAACGCCGACAAGCCGTTCGACTGCTTCCTGCGCGAACAGATTGCCGGCGACCTGTTGCTGCGCGACAAGCTGCAAGCGTCCGGCCGCGCGGAAATGACGCCTGAGGACTACGAACTGCTGGTTGCCACCGGATTTCTCACGCTGGGCGCGAAGGTCCTCGCCGAGAAAGATCAGGCGAAGATGCAGATGGACATCATCGATGAGCAGATCGATGCGCTGAGTCAGGCGGTACTAGGCCTGACGATTGCCTGTGCCCGTTGCCACGATCACAAGTTTGATCCGATCTCGACCGAAGACTACTACGCCCTGGCTGGAATCTTCAAAAGCACGAAGACGATGGAGTCGTACGCCACCATCGCCAAATGGTCGGAACATGTGCTGGCGACGCCTGCGGAGGTCGAGCAAAAGAAACAGCGGGACGAAGCGATCGCGGCGAAACAAAAGGAAATCAAGACGTTCACTGAGACTGCGAATGCCGAATTATTGAAGCAAATGGGCGCGGCGGCAGGCACCAAGCCGCCTGCGGATGCCGAGCAAAAGTATCCTGAAGAAACACGACAACGACTCACCGCGCTGCGTCAGGAACTCGACGCTTTGAAGGCAGCGAACCCTGACTTGCCGACGGCCATGGCGGTCCGTGAAGGAGAGGCCGCGGATACCAGGATTCATGTCCGCGGCAGCCATTTGACCTTAGGGAAACAGGTTGCCCGCGGGACGCCTGCCGTGCTGACGAACTCAGGCCCAATTTCGATTTCGAACAATGAGAGCGGTCGGCTGCAACTCGCCAACTGGCTCACGTCTCCGCAGAATCCGCTGACAGCGCGCGTGGCCGTCAACCGGATCTGGCGGTGGCATTTTGGAAAGGGTCTGACGCCGACGACCGACAACTTCGGCAAGCTGGGATCGCTGCCAACGCACCCCCAATTGCTCGACTGGCTCGCCGCCGGATTCATGGAATCCGGCTGGTCGATGAAGGCGGTGCACAAGCAGATCATGCTCAGCAGCACCTATCAGTTGAGCACCAGTGTTAACGAGAAGAACCTCGCCGCCGACCTCGACAATCAGTTCTACTGGCGGGCAAACGTCCGGCGTCTGGAAGCGGAGGAAATCCGCGATTCGCTGCTGGCGGTGAGCGGCCTGCTCGATGCAACGCCAGGGGGATCGCTCCTCAAGACTCCCAAGTGGGGACACGTGTTCAATCACACATCGAAAGACGACACTGCCTACGACAGCACCCGTCGCTCCGTGTATCTGCCGGTAATTCGCAACAATCTTTACGACGGCTTCTCGCTGTTCGATTACTCGAACGCCGACGTGCCAGTCGGCAGCCGCGAGATGTCGACAGTCGCGCCGCAGGCGTTGTTCATGATGAACAGCGACCTGTTACTGAAGTCCTCAGCCGCGTTGACGGAGCGGCTGTTCGTCGAGGCGAAGTCCGACGAGGCCAGAGTCTGTCGACTGTATGAACTTGCATTGAGCCGAGACCCAACGGATGCGGAGACCGGACTCCTTCTGAAATATGTCGAACACCTCGAACAGGCGCTGGCGGATCGTGCCGACAAGACAGATGCGCGACACTTGGCGTGGCAAGCGGTCGTTCAGGGAGTCCTGGCGTCGAATGAGTTCATCTACCTGAATTGA